The Geobacillus stearothermophilus ATCC 12980 genome contains a region encoding:
- a CDS encoding valine--tRNA ligase, whose translation MAQHEVSMPPKYDHRAVEAGRYEWWLKGKFFEATGDPNKRPFTIVIPPPNVTGKLHLGHAWDTTLQDIITRMKRMQGYDVLWLPGMDHAGIATQAKVEEKLRQQGLSRYDLGREKFLEETWKWKEEYAGHIRSQWAKLGLGLDYTRERFTLDEGLSKAVREVFVSLYRKGLIYRGEYIINWDPVTKTALSDIEVVYKEVKGALYHMRYPLADGSGFIEVATTRPETMLGDTAVAVHPDDERYKHLIGKMVKLPIVGREIPIIADEYVDMEFGSGAVKITPAHDPNDFEIGNRHNLPRILVMNEDGTMNENAMQYQGLDRFECRKQIVRDLQEQGVLFKIEEHVHSVGHSERSGAVIEPYLSTQWFVKMKPLAEAAIKLQQTDGKVQFVPERFEKTYLHWLENIRDWCISRQLWWGHRIPAWYHKETGEIYVDHEPPKDIENWEQDPDVLDTWFSSALWPFSTMGWPDTDSPDYKRYYPTDVLVTGYDIIFFWVSRMIFQGLEFTGKRPFKDVLIHGLVRDAQGRKMSKSLGNGVDPMDVIDQYGADALRYFLATGSSPGQDLRFSTEKVEATWNFANKIWNASRFALMNMGGMTYEELDLSGEKTVADHWILTRLNETIETVTKLAEKYEFGEAGRTLYNFIWDDLCDWYIEMAKLPLYGDDEAAKKTTRSVLAYVLDNTMRLLHPFMPFITEEIWQNLPHEGESITVAPWPQVRPELSNEEAAEEMRMLVDIIRAVRNVRAEVNTPPSKPIALYIKTKDEHVRAALLKNRAYLERFCNPSELLIDTNVPAPDKAMTAVVTGAELIMPLEGLINIEEEIKRLEKELDKWNKEVERVEKKLANEGFLAKAPAHVVEEERRKRQDYIEKREAVKARLAELKR comes from the coding sequence ATGGCACAGCACGAAGTGTCGATGCCACCCAAATACGATCATCGCGCCGTTGAAGCCGGGCGCTACGAATGGTGGCTGAAAGGAAAATTTTTTGAAGCGACCGGTGATCCGAACAAACGACCGTTTACGATCGTCATCCCGCCGCCCAACGTCACCGGCAAATTGCACTTAGGGCATGCGTGGGATACGACGCTGCAAGACATCATTACGCGCATGAAGCGGATGCAAGGGTATGACGTTTTGTGGCTTCCGGGAATGGATCACGCCGGCATCGCCACCCAGGCGAAAGTCGAGGAAAAATTGCGCCAGCAAGGGCTGTCGCGCTACGATTTAGGCCGGGAAAAATTTTTAGAAGAAACGTGGAAGTGGAAGGAAGAATACGCCGGCCATATTCGCAGTCAATGGGCGAAGTTAGGGCTTGGGCTTGATTACACGCGCGAGCGGTTTACGCTTGACGAAGGGCTTTCCAAAGCGGTGCGCGAAGTGTTCGTCTCGCTCTACCGGAAAGGGCTCATTTACCGCGGCGAATACATCATCAACTGGGATCCGGTGACGAAAACCGCGTTGTCGGACATTGAGGTTGTTTATAAAGAAGTGAAAGGCGCGCTCTACCATATGCGCTATCCGCTCGCCGACGGCTCCGGCTTCATCGAAGTGGCGACGACCCGTCCGGAGACGATGCTCGGTGACACGGCCGTTGCCGTGCATCCGGATGACGAGCGGTACAAGCACTTGATCGGCAAAATGGTGAAACTGCCGATCGTCGGCCGCGAAATTCCGATCATCGCCGATGAGTACGTCGATATGGAATTCGGCTCTGGGGCGGTCAAAATTACGCCGGCGCACGACCCGAACGACTTTGAAATCGGCAATCGCCACAACTTGCCGCGCATTCTCGTCATGAACGAAGACGGCACGATGAATGAAAACGCCATGCAATACCAGGGGCTTGACCGGTTTGAATGCCGGAAGCAGATCGTCCGCGATTTGCAAGAACAAGGCGTCCTCTTTAAAATCGAGGAGCACGTGCACTCAGTCGGTCATAGCGAACGAAGCGGCGCAGTTATTGAACCGTATTTGTCGACGCAATGGTTTGTGAAAATGAAGCCGCTCGCCGAAGCCGCCATCAAGCTCCAGCAAACCGACGGCAAAGTGCAGTTCGTGCCGGAACGGTTTGAAAAAACGTATTTGCATTGGCTTGAAAACATCCGCGACTGGTGCATTTCACGCCAGCTTTGGTGGGGGCATCGCATCCCGGCATGGTACCATAAAGAGACGGGTGAAATTTACGTCGACCATGAACCGCCGAAAGACATCGAAAACTGGGAACAAGACCCAGATGTGCTCGACACATGGTTCAGCTCGGCGCTCTGGCCGTTCTCGACAATGGGCTGGCCGGATACCGACTCGCCGGATTACAAGCGCTACTACCCGACCGATGTGCTGGTCACCGGTTATGACATCATTTTCTTCTGGGTGTCGCGCATGATTTTTCAAGGGCTTGAATTCACCGGAAAGCGTCCGTTCAAAGACGTGCTCATCCACGGCCTCGTCCGCGACGCCCAAGGGCGGAAAATGAGCAAGTCGCTCGGCAACGGCGTCGATCCGATGGATGTGATCGACCAGTACGGCGCCGATGCGCTCCGTTACTTCTTGGCGACCGGCAGCTCGCCGGGGCAAGACTTGCGCTTCAGCACAGAAAAAGTCGAAGCGACGTGGAATTTTGCTAACAAAATTTGGAACGCCTCGCGCTTTGCCTTGATGAACATGGGCGGCATGACGTACGAGGAGCTTGATTTGAGCGGCGAAAAAACGGTCGCCGACCATTGGATTTTAACGCGTCTCAACGAAACGATCGAGACGGTGACGAAGCTCGCTGAGAAATACGAATTCGGCGAAGCGGGGCGTACGCTGTACAACTTTATTTGGGACGACTTGTGCGACTGGTACATTGAAATGGCGAAATTGCCGCTTTACGGTGACGACGAAGCGGCGAAAAAGACGACGCGCTCCGTGTTGGCGTATGTGCTCGACAACACGATGCGCCTGCTTCACCCGTTTATGCCGTTCATTACCGAGGAAATTTGGCAAAACTTGCCGCATGAAGGCGAATCGATCACCGTCGCTCCGTGGCCGCAAGTGCGCCCTGAGCTGTCGAACGAAGAAGCCGCGGAAGAAATGCGGATGCTTGTGGACATCATCCGCGCCGTCCGCAACGTCCGCGCCGAAGTAAACACGCCGCCGAGCAAGCCGATTGCGCTCTATATTAAGACAAAAGACGAGCACGTGCGGGCCGCGCTTTTGAAAAACCGCGCCTATCTTGAGCGGTTCTGCAACCCGAGCGAGCTCTTGATTGATACAAACGTTCCCGCGCCGGACAAAGCGATGACGGCGGTCGTCACCGGCGCCGAGCTCATCATGCCTCTTGAAGGATTGATCAATATTGAGGAAGAAATTAAGCGGCTTGAAAAAGAGCTTGACAAATGGAACAAAGAAGTCGAGCGCGTCGAAAAGAAACTGGCGAATGAAGGCTTTTTGGCGAAAGCGCCGGCTCATGTCGTCGAAGAAGAGCGGCGCAAGCGGCAAGATTACATCGAAAAACGCGAAGCCGTCAAGGCGCGCCTCGCCGAGCTCAAACGGTAG
- the ysxE gene encoding spore coat protein YsxE, protein MAAQADRYEAVLAQYGLRPERMEQRGKAVKVYTNRGVFALKPLESEQEAAAVWQSLQHGGPHCLPLYLTRRRSLFATEGRRLYYLQAWHDGESKVEKDAVDAFFRELARLHRATVRTIEVSEEEAAAYRKQKKDEWQRARMVWEERIERYEAAWYMSPFQLQCCTYFHEVMRAYSFAEERLDVWEETLKETKQWRIAWVHGKARLSHHLPPYWISWERAHWNSPLFDVIAALRFHVQTMPPLGREWLEGMGEYEKELPLSDGERAFLYSHLAEPRGFVRCLERYEAASRNERNEREYVTALQRCYWAFKNMEAVVMHLVQRDAAQQEEAMDNEQPADESSNG, encoded by the coding sequence ATGGCCGCACAGGCTGACCGATATGAGGCTGTGCTCGCCCAGTACGGTCTTCGTCCAGAGCGCATGGAGCAGCGAGGCAAAGCCGTCAAAGTATACACGAACCGCGGTGTTTTCGCCTTAAAGCCGCTTGAAAGCGAGCAAGAAGCCGCCGCCGTTTGGCAGTCTCTTCAGCATGGCGGCCCCCATTGTCTCCCGCTTTACCTGACGCGGCGGCGGTCGCTGTTTGCCACAGAAGGCAGGCGCCTTTATTATTTGCAAGCATGGCATGACGGCGAATCAAAGGTGGAGAAGGATGCGGTGGACGCCTTTTTTCGCGAGCTCGCCCGCCTCCATCGCGCCACCGTCCGTACGATCGAGGTGAGTGAGGAAGAGGCGGCGGCGTACCGAAAGCAAAAAAAGGACGAATGGCAACGGGCGCGGATGGTTTGGGAAGAACGGATTGAGCGGTACGAAGCGGCGTGGTACATGTCTCCGTTTCAGCTCCAATGCTGCACCTATTTTCATGAGGTGATGCGCGCGTACTCGTTCGCTGAAGAACGGCTCGATGTGTGGGAAGAGACGCTCAAAGAGACGAAGCAATGGCGCATCGCCTGGGTGCACGGCAAAGCGCGCCTCTCCCACCATCTCCCGCCGTATTGGATCAGTTGGGAGCGGGCGCATTGGAATTCGCCGCTCTTTGATGTGATCGCCGCGCTCCGTTTTCACGTACAGACAATGCCGCCGCTTGGGCGCGAGTGGCTTGAAGGGATGGGGGAGTACGAGAAGGAGCTGCCGCTGTCCGACGGGGAGCGGGCGTTTTTATACAGCCATTTGGCGGAGCCGCGTGGGTTTGTCCGCTGTTTGGAGCGGTATGAGGCCGCTTCGCGGAACGAGCGGAACGAACGGGAATATGTGACCGCGCTGCAACGTTGTTACTGGGCGTTCAAAAACATGGAGGCCGTTGTCATGCATCTTGTCCAACGCGACGCCGCGCAGCAGGAAGAGGCGATGGATAATGAACAGCCGGCGGATGAAAGCAGCAATGGTTAA
- the spoVID gene encoding stage VI sporulation protein D, translating to MEQSYLRFSLEESVWFKRGQEVAEFLSISLDPVISVDEYDQYITIRGALELSGEFHQAGEGQAEADDDVFELAGYRFIQHISVREDGISELSHRFPIDITIPKNRIRSLEDVYVTVESFDYDLDENGRLLITADISISGISEAPLDDDLPDDEEDDEPLFAPFESIARKEAAGKEAFASADDLTDEADEQPVFAADETTVSVMEPAAMRHEETEAEEEEEAKEPFLPLETETKEVSAQTEEDIASLLPPTEAKVSIGAAKKAVEEEETKTKSENALYLTKLFAKSEEKEFTKLKICIVQQGDSLDKIAERYDVTVSQLLRANDLEGPDDVHEGQLLYIPAMAGSRPFS from the coding sequence TTGGAGCAATCGTATTTGCGTTTTTCATTGGAAGAATCGGTCTGGTTTAAAAGAGGACAGGAAGTCGCCGAGTTTTTATCCATTTCTCTTGATCCGGTCATTTCCGTCGATGAGTACGACCAATATATTACGATCCGCGGCGCGCTTGAGTTGAGCGGCGAATTCCACCAAGCGGGCGAAGGGCAGGCTGAAGCGGATGACGATGTGTTTGAGCTGGCTGGTTATCGGTTCATTCAGCACATTTCGGTGCGCGAAGACGGGATCAGCGAACTGTCGCACCGCTTTCCAATCGATATTACGATTCCAAAAAACCGCATTCGTTCCCTTGAGGATGTGTACGTGACGGTTGAATCGTTTGATTATGATTTGGATGAAAACGGGAGATTGCTGATCACTGCCGACATTTCGATCAGCGGCATCAGTGAAGCGCCGCTTGACGATGATTTGCCGGACGATGAGGAGGACGATGAGCCGCTGTTTGCCCCGTTTGAATCAATCGCCCGCAAGGAAGCGGCCGGTAAGGAAGCGTTTGCTTCCGCGGATGATCTCACCGATGAGGCGGATGAACAGCCGGTTTTTGCCGCCGACGAAACGACCGTTTCCGTCATGGAGCCGGCCGCCATGCGTCATGAAGAAACGGAGGCTGAGGAAGAAGAGGAGGCCAAAGAGCCGTTTTTGCCGCTTGAGACGGAAACGAAGGAGGTCAGCGCACAGACGGAGGAAGACATCGCTTCGCTGCTGCCGCCAACTGAGGCGAAGGTATCGATCGGGGCGGCGAAAAAGGCGGTTGAGGAAGAAGAAACGAAAACAAAAAGCGAAAATGCGCTTTACTTGACGAAACTGTTTGCGAAAAGCGAGGAGAAAGAGTTTACGAAACTGAAAATTTGCATCGTCCAGCAAGGAGATTCATTGGACAAGATTGCCGAACGGTATGATGTGACCGTCTCGCAGCTTTTGCGCGCCAACGATTTGGAAGGCCCAGATGACGTGCACGAGGGGCAGCTGCTCTATATTCCGGCCATGGCGGGAAGCCGTCCTTTCTCATGA
- the hemL gene encoding glutamate-1-semialdehyde 2,1-aminomutase — protein MRSYERSKTAYEEAVKLMPGGVNSPVRAFKSVGMTPIFMARGQGAKIYDIDGNEYIDYVLSWGPLILGHANPQVVEALKRVAEQGTSFGAPTLLENELAKLVIERVPSVEIVRMVNSGTEATMSALRLARGYTKRNKIIKFEGSYHGHGDSLLIKAGSGVATLGLPDSPGVPESVAQHTITVPYNDLDSVRYAFERFGEDIAAVIVEPVAGNMGVVPPVPGFLEGLREVTKQYGALLIFDEVMTGFRVDYHCAQGYYGIEPDLTCLGKVIGGGLPVGAYGGKAEIMELVAPSGPVYQAGTLSGNPLAMTAGYETLRQLTPETYEELGRKAARLADGLHQAAEKYDIPHTINRAGSMIGFFFTNEPVVNYETAKTSDLELFAAYYREMANEGIFLPPSQFEGLFLSTAHSDDDIEYTIAAAERVFARLRG, from the coding sequence ATGCGAAGCTACGAACGGTCAAAAACCGCTTACGAAGAAGCGGTGAAATTGATGCCGGGAGGGGTGAACAGCCCGGTGCGCGCCTTCAAGTCGGTCGGGATGACGCCGATTTTCATGGCGCGCGGCCAAGGAGCGAAAATTTACGATATTGACGGCAATGAGTACATTGATTACGTACTGTCATGGGGTCCGCTCATTTTAGGGCATGCCAACCCGCAGGTCGTGGAAGCGTTGAAGCGCGTGGCGGAACAAGGCACAAGCTTTGGCGCTCCGACATTGCTTGAAAATGAGCTCGCCAAGCTCGTGATTGAGCGGGTGCCGTCGGTGGAAATCGTGCGGATGGTCAACTCCGGTACGGAGGCGACGATGAGCGCCCTCCGCTTAGCGCGCGGCTACACGAAGCGCAACAAAATTATCAAATTTGAAGGCAGCTACCACGGCCACGGCGATTCGCTGCTCATTAAAGCCGGCTCCGGCGTGGCGACGCTCGGCCTGCCGGACAGCCCGGGCGTGCCGGAATCGGTCGCCCAGCATACCATCACGGTGCCGTACAACGATTTGGACAGCGTCCGCTATGCGTTTGAGCGGTTTGGCGAAGACATCGCCGCGGTGATCGTCGAACCGGTCGCCGGCAATATGGGCGTCGTTCCACCAGTGCCTGGCTTTTTGGAAGGGCTACGCGAGGTGACGAAACAATACGGAGCCTTATTGATTTTCGACGAGGTCATGACCGGGTTCCGCGTCGATTACCACTGCGCCCAAGGGTATTATGGCATTGAGCCGGATTTGACGTGCCTTGGCAAAGTGATCGGCGGCGGCTTGCCGGTTGGGGCGTACGGGGGCAAAGCCGAGATCATGGAGCTTGTCGCGCCGAGCGGGCCGGTGTACCAAGCCGGCACGCTCTCCGGCAATCCGCTCGCCATGACGGCCGGGTACGAGACGCTCCGCCAGCTGACGCCGGAAACGTACGAAGAGCTTGGCCGCAAAGCGGCGCGCCTTGCGGATGGGCTTCATCAGGCAGCAGAGAAATACGATATCCCGCATACGATCAACCGCGCTGGGTCGATGATTGGCTTTTTCTTCACGAACGAGCCGGTGGTCAACTACGAGACAGCGAAAACGTCCGACTTGGAGCTGTTTGCCGCCTATTATCGGGAAATGGCGAATGAAGGCATTTTCCTGCCGCCGTCGCAATTTGAAGGGCTGTTTTTGTCGACGGCGCACAGTGATGATGATATTGAATATACGATTGCCGCTGCTGAGCGGGTGTTTGCCCGTCTGCGCGGATAA
- the hemB gene encoding porphobilinogen synthase encodes MALSFDRHRRLRQTAVIRAMVRETHLRVEDLIYPLFVVEGSGIKREVPSMPGVYHLSLDRLSEEVDDIAKLGIPAVMVFGVPNEKDEVGSQAYCETGIVQRAIRQIKAEHKDLVVIADTCLCEYTSHGHCGVVENERVLNDPSLELLTKTAVSQAQAGADIIAPSNMMDGFVAAIRRGLDEAGFEYVPIMSYAIKYASAFYGPFRDAADSAPQFGDRKTYQMDPANRLEAFREAESDVKEGADFLMVKPALAYMDIIRDVKNRFPLPLVAYNVSGEYAMVKAAAQNGWIDEKSVVMEMLTGMKRAGADLIITYFAKDVARWLAE; translated from the coding sequence TTTGACCGCCATCGCCGTTTGCGGCAAACGGCTGTGATTCGGGCGATGGTGCGTGAGACGCATCTTCGCGTCGAGGATCTCATTTATCCGCTGTTTGTGGTCGAGGGAAGCGGCATTAAGCGGGAAGTGCCGTCGATGCCAGGGGTTTACCATTTATCGCTTGACCGTTTATCTGAGGAAGTGGACGACATCGCCAAGCTTGGCATTCCCGCCGTCATGGTGTTTGGTGTGCCGAATGAAAAAGATGAAGTCGGTTCGCAGGCGTATTGCGAAACAGGGATTGTTCAGCGGGCGATCCGCCAAATCAAAGCTGAACACAAAGATCTAGTCGTCATTGCGGATACGTGTTTATGTGAATATACGAGCCACGGCCATTGCGGCGTCGTCGAAAACGAGCGCGTGCTGAACGACCCGTCGCTCGAGCTCCTCACCAAAACGGCGGTGAGCCAAGCGCAAGCCGGCGCCGACATCATCGCGCCGTCGAACATGATGGACGGCTTTGTCGCCGCCATTCGCCGTGGGCTTGATGAAGCAGGGTTTGAGTATGTGCCGATCATGTCGTATGCAATCAAATACGCTTCGGCATTTTACGGCCCGTTCCGTGATGCCGCCGACAGCGCGCCGCAGTTTGGCGACCGGAAGACGTACCAAATGGATCCGGCCAACCGCCTTGAGGCGTTTCGCGAGGCGGAGTCGGATGTCAAAGAAGGCGCTGATTTCTTGATGGTGAAGCCAGCGCTTGCCTACATGGATATTATCCGCGACGTCAAAAACCGTTTTCCGCTTCCGCTTGTCGCCTATAACGTGAGCGGCGAGTATGCGATGGTCAAAGCGGCGGCGCAAAACGGCTGGATCGATGAGAAGTCGGTCGTCATGGAAATGTTGACAGGGATGAAACGGGCGGGCGCGGATTTGATCATTACGTATTTTGCCAAAGATGTCGCCCGCTGGCTGGCTGAATAG